A single Blastococcus colisei DNA region contains:
- a CDS encoding anti-sigma factor: MTADHERFDELAVGWALHALEPEDETEFTRHLSGCARCAETVAETTEVMGAMAADLPQAEPSEALRVRLAAAVQATEQVQRPPVPPRQAEVPRLVPVAPGVPAARRRPLAITLVAAAVAAVVGLGLWNVALNSDRRDLQAQVAEQSKAMAALLSPDGTTVTSLGADGRPVATVVPRGEEVQVVSYGLSENETASTTYVLWGLDGDETNPLGTFDVERSQIELKTVGSGLAGLDDFTSFAISLEPGREAPSTPTEVVATGQVTS, encoded by the coding sequence ATGACCGCGGACCACGAGCGCTTCGACGAGCTCGCCGTGGGCTGGGCGTTGCATGCGCTCGAGCCCGAGGACGAGACCGAGTTCACCCGGCATCTGTCCGGCTGCGCCCGGTGCGCGGAGACCGTTGCGGAGACCACGGAGGTGATGGGGGCGATGGCCGCGGACCTGCCCCAGGCCGAACCCTCCGAGGCGCTGCGCGTGCGGTTGGCCGCCGCGGTGCAGGCCACCGAGCAGGTGCAGCGGCCGCCCGTCCCGCCACGGCAGGCCGAGGTCCCGCGGCTGGTTCCGGTTGCCCCGGGCGTACCGGCTGCCCGGCGGCGCCCGTTGGCGATCACCCTCGTGGCCGCGGCCGTGGCGGCAGTGGTCGGTCTGGGGCTGTGGAACGTGGCACTCAACTCCGACCGGCGGGACCTGCAGGCGCAGGTCGCCGAGCAGAGCAAGGCCATGGCCGCGCTGCTGAGTCCGGACGGGACGACGGTCACGTCTCTGGGGGCCGACGGTCGCCCGGTCGCCACGGTGGTGCCCCGGGGCGAGGAGGTGCAGGTGGTGAGCTACGGGCTGTCCGAGAACGAGACCGCGTCCACGACGTACGTCCTGTGGGGCCTCGACGGCGACGAGACGAATCCGCTCGGAACCTTCGACGTGGAGCGGTCACAGATCGAGCTGAAAACCGTAGGCTCCGGGCTGGCCGGTCTCGACGACTTCACCAGCTTCGCCATCAGTCTCGAGCCCGGTCGGGAGGCTCCGTCGACACCGACGGAGGTCGTGGCGACCGGGCAGGTGACCAGCTGA
- a CDS encoding MOSC N-terminal beta barrel domain-containing protein, with the protein MTTGRQVGRVEEIWLYPVKSLAGTAVATVEIGPDGLSGDRAWTVVADDRPVRAKDEPVLATLSPAGADAASLSAALGRPVRLQRLPPQPGAAPVHLVSRAAVERAAEGEVPEGCSAEDPRANLVLALDGDERTWVGRDLRIGDAVLRLSRTPKHCLGVYAEVVTPGAVRIEDAVLLV; encoded by the coding sequence ATGACGACGGGACGACAGGTGGGCCGGGTCGAGGAGATCTGGCTCTACCCGGTGAAGTCGCTGGCCGGCACCGCCGTGGCCACCGTCGAGATCGGCCCGGACGGGCTGTCCGGTGACCGGGCGTGGACCGTGGTCGCGGATGACCGGCCGGTCCGGGCCAAGGACGAGCCCGTGCTCGCCACGCTGTCTCCAGCGGGCGCCGATGCCGCGTCCCTGTCCGCCGCGCTCGGCCGGCCGGTGCGCCTGCAGCGGCTCCCGCCGCAGCCGGGGGCGGCCCCGGTCCACCTCGTCTCCCGGGCGGCCGTCGAGCGGGCCGCGGAGGGTGAGGTGCCCGAGGGCTGCTCGGCCGAGGATCCGCGCGCCAACCTCGTGCTCGCGCTGGACGGCGACGAGCGCACGTGGGTGGGTCGCGACCTGCGGATCGGCGACGCCGTCCTCCGCCTCAGCCGCACTCCCAAGCACTGCCTGGGGGTCTATGCCGAGGTCGTCACGCCCGGCGCGGTGCGCATCGAGGACGCCGTCCTGCTCGTCTAA
- a CDS encoding multicopper oxidase family protein: MTGFASQPATRRQFLGLTAAAGLALVSGCSGREPSAAGPPTTGGLRLTAAPMRVDLAGHAVPTWGYGTVPGPEIRLRAGEVLRVQLENELTEDTTVHWHGLAPPNGMDGVPGITQDPVAPGEGFTYEFETPIPGSFMYHAHVGMQLDRGLYGPLVVEPRTEELSYDREYTLMLDDWRDGMDDHAGHAAPAGDTDPDPADTVSFGGRAYPLLLVNGRPPEDPAVLEARAGDRVRLRVMNIAADTGFRFAIAGHRLTVTHTDGMPVEPTTVDALRLGMGERYDVLVDAAAPGGVWQIGVQPEGRGGWGRALLRYTGSDASRAPEVGERPAELAGQLAVYDDLLAREPLALPNGTPDRRYDLVLSGTQIGGQSYPDADPLPVAEGEWVRFTMRNTSAKWHPMHLHGHHFQVLTASGRGPVKDTVAVPARGGEVTFDFLATNPGRWLFHCHNHHHMEDGMVRLVEYGRR; this comes from the coding sequence GTGACGGGCTTCGCATCGCAGCCGGCGACACGACGCCAGTTCCTGGGGCTGACCGCCGCCGCCGGGCTCGCGCTGGTCAGCGGCTGCTCGGGCCGCGAGCCGTCGGCCGCAGGCCCTCCCACCACGGGGGGCCTGCGGCTGACGGCCGCACCGATGCGGGTCGACCTGGCCGGCCACGCGGTGCCCACCTGGGGCTACGGCACCGTCCCGGGTCCGGAGATCCGCCTCCGGGCCGGTGAGGTCCTGCGGGTGCAGCTGGAGAACGAGCTCACGGAGGACACCACCGTGCACTGGCACGGGCTGGCGCCGCCGAACGGGATGGACGGCGTCCCCGGGATCACCCAGGACCCGGTGGCGCCCGGCGAGGGCTTCACTTACGAGTTCGAGACGCCGATCCCCGGCTCGTTCATGTACCACGCGCACGTCGGCATGCAGCTGGACCGGGGCCTGTACGGGCCGCTGGTCGTGGAGCCGCGGACCGAGGAGCTCTCCTACGACCGCGAGTACACCCTGATGCTCGACGACTGGCGCGACGGCATGGACGACCACGCCGGCCACGCGGCGCCGGCCGGCGACACGGATCCGGACCCCGCCGACACCGTCTCCTTCGGCGGCCGGGCCTATCCCCTGCTGCTGGTCAACGGGCGCCCTCCGGAGGACCCCGCGGTGCTCGAGGCGCGGGCCGGCGACCGGGTGCGTCTGCGGGTCATGAACATCGCCGCCGACACCGGCTTCCGCTTCGCGATCGCCGGCCACCGGCTGACGGTCACGCACACCGACGGGATGCCGGTGGAGCCCACGACGGTCGACGCGCTGCGGCTGGGGATGGGCGAGCGCTACGACGTCCTGGTCGACGCCGCTGCACCCGGCGGGGTGTGGCAGATCGGCGTCCAGCCGGAGGGGCGGGGTGGATGGGGCCGGGCCCTGCTGCGCTACACGGGCAGCGACGCCTCCCGGGCCCCGGAGGTCGGGGAACGACCGGCCGAGCTGGCCGGGCAGCTGGCGGTCTACGACGACCTGCTGGCGCGGGAGCCGCTGGCACTGCCGAACGGGACGCCGGACCGCCGGTACGACCTCGTGCTGTCGGGCACGCAGATCGGGGGGCAGAGCTATCCCGACGCCGACCCGCTGCCCGTCGCCGAAGGCGAGTGGGTGCGGTTCACGATGCGCAACACCAGCGCCAAGTGGCACCCCATGCACCTGCACGGCCATCACTTCCAGGTGCTGACGGCGAGCGGACGGGGGCCGGTGAAGGACACCGTCGCCGTCCCCGCCCGCGGCGGTGAGGTGACGTTCGACTTCCTGGCGACCAACCCGGGGCGGTGGCTGTTCCACTGCCACAACCACCACCACATGGAGGACGGGATGGTCCGGCTGGTCGAGTACGGACGGCGGTGA
- a CDS encoding SsgA family sporulation/cell division regulator: MRSGWTPGYSSPLTLQLVGPQSWTEVPALLCYDAADPFAVRIAFGDVGDENGVVDLDEGGIAWLLSRELLQAGLQAPTGDGDVRLWPAYGATDVLFLHLRAPSGEALFELSRATVAAFLRHTEALVPSGSESGLLDLDDELHVLLSNGGADPSGR, from the coding sequence ATGCGCAGCGGTTGGACCCCCGGGTACTCGTCCCCCCTCACCCTCCAGCTGGTCGGTCCGCAGTCGTGGACCGAGGTACCGGCATTGCTCTGCTACGACGCGGCCGACCCGTTCGCCGTCCGCATCGCCTTCGGCGACGTCGGCGACGAGAACGGTGTCGTCGACCTCGACGAGGGCGGTATCGCCTGGCTGCTGAGCCGCGAGCTGCTCCAGGCCGGTCTCCAGGCCCCCACCGGCGACGGCGACGTCCGGCTGTGGCCGGCGTACGGGGCCACCGACGTGCTGTTCCTCCACCTGCGCGCCCCCTCGGGCGAGGCGCTGTTCGAGCTGTCGCGGGCGACCGTGGCCGCCTTCCTCCGGCACACCGAGGCACTGGTCCCCTCGGGTTCGGAGAGCGGGCTGCTCGACCTCGACGACGAGCTGCACGTGCTGCTCTCCAACGGTGGGGCGGACCCATCGGGCCGCTGA
- a CDS encoding PGPGW domain-containing protein, whose product MAETRWRRRLAVRRAVDQAYRLCVGIVGGLIVALGLATIPLPGPGWLTVIAGLFVLASEFLWAERLLEFTKKHVKHWTDWVSARPVWVRVLLAAATAAFVYGILVVALHVMGVPDWVPGWVPLWR is encoded by the coding sequence GTGGCCGAGACGCGCTGGCGGCGTCGACTGGCGGTTCGTCGGGCCGTCGACCAGGCCTATCGGTTGTGCGTCGGCATCGTCGGCGGGCTGATCGTCGCGCTCGGCCTGGCGACGATCCCGCTGCCGGGACCGGGCTGGCTCACGGTGATCGCCGGCCTCTTCGTCCTGGCCAGCGAATTCCTGTGGGCCGAGCGGCTCCTGGAGTTCACCAAGAAGCACGTCAAGCACTGGACCGACTGGGTGAGCGCCCGGCCGGTGTGGGTGCGGGTGCTGCTCGCCGCGGCCACGGCGGCGTTCGTCTACGGCATCCTCGTCGTCGCCCTGCACGTGATGGGCGTGCCCGACTGGGTGCCGGGGTGGGTGCCGCTCTGGCGGTGA
- a CDS encoding CapA family protein, which translates to MACRRTWLVGVAVLLTSCTEDPEPVVAPPTAPPPAESFTLVATGDVLIHQDRALTAGAEQPDGSYDFSGVLEPVAPLIGAADLAICHLETPVAPRGGPYRGYPSFAVQPEIVDALADAGYDLCSTASNHSLDDGTEGLVRTLDILDAAGIAHAGTYRSEAESLDPTLVDAGGVTVGLVAGTFSLNGVPLPARREWSVDVAPVPDVGGMLAAAGRARAAGAEVVVASLHCCAEYRHDPTDAQVAAVQALLASPDVDLVLGHHAHVVQPIEQIAGEWVAYGLGNHIAEHATRGHRTEDSVAARFAFTRGDDGRFTVTTAEAVPLAIEFGGERVTVQPADPETYARVAEVLARRGGVAAGLQVVAH; encoded by the coding sequence GTGGCATGCCGCCGGACGTGGCTCGTCGGGGTCGCCGTGCTCCTGACCTCCTGCACGGAAGATCCGGAGCCGGTCGTCGCACCTCCCACGGCTCCGCCGCCGGCGGAGAGCTTCACCCTCGTGGCCACCGGCGACGTGCTGATCCACCAGGACCGCGCGCTCACGGCCGGCGCGGAGCAGCCCGACGGCTCCTACGACTTCTCCGGCGTCCTCGAGCCGGTCGCCCCGCTGATCGGCGCCGCCGACCTGGCCATCTGCCATCTGGAGACACCGGTCGCCCCGCGCGGCGGCCCGTACCGCGGCTACCCGAGCTTCGCCGTCCAGCCCGAGATCGTCGACGCGCTGGCCGACGCGGGGTACGACCTCTGCTCCACGGCGTCGAACCACTCCCTCGACGACGGGACGGAGGGCCTCGTCCGCACGCTGGACATCCTCGACGCCGCCGGGATCGCGCACGCCGGTACGTATCGCAGCGAGGCGGAGTCCCTCGACCCGACGCTGGTCGACGCCGGTGGGGTCACCGTCGGCCTCGTGGCCGGCACCTTCAGCCTCAACGGGGTCCCGCTGCCGGCCCGGCGGGAGTGGTCGGTCGACGTCGCACCGGTGCCCGACGTCGGCGGGATGCTGGCGGCGGCCGGCCGAGCCCGTGCGGCGGGCGCCGAGGTCGTCGTCGCCAGCCTGCACTGCTGCGCGGAGTACCGGCACGACCCGACCGACGCGCAGGTCGCAGCGGTGCAGGCGCTGCTCGCCTCGCCGGATGTCGACCTCGTGCTCGGCCACCACGCCCACGTCGTCCAGCCGATCGAGCAGATCGCGGGGGAGTGGGTGGCCTACGGGCTCGGTAACCACATCGCCGAGCACGCCACCCGCGGCCACCGGACCGAGGACTCGGTGGCCGCGCGGTTCGCCTTCACCCGCGGCGACGACGGCCGATTCACGGTGACGACGGCGGAGGCGGTGCCGCTGGCCATCGAGTTCGGCGGGGAACGGGTGACCGTCCAGCCGGCCGACCCGGAGACCTATGCACGGGTCGCCGAGGTGCTGGCTCGTCGGGGCGGCGTCGCGGCGGGCCTCCAGGTCGTCGCGCACTAG
- a CDS encoding phosphatidylinositol mannoside acyltransferase, producing MSRGFVDRATARLTDAGFAAGWHAVRLLPEPAARGAFDRAGRWAAGRDGKGTRQLRANLRAVTGGRLSEPELTDLTTRAVRSYARYWQEAFRLPALRSERIVAGTEVVGLGHLEKARAGGRPVIMALPHSGNWDAAGMWFIDWLGGPFMTVAERLEPESLYERFVAFRESLGFRVVPLTGGPRPSTEVLREWLGKGGATCLLVDRNLGSGGVPVQFFGRTATLPGGAALLAAQTGAALVPTVCQFTEGGWRLVFSADVPVAGPGRLKDRATTAMQAVADAFAASIADRPEDWHMLGRIWADVPPDPPAGSSASPSPTPAAL from the coding sequence GTGAGCCGGGGCTTCGTCGACCGGGCGACCGCCCGGCTGACCGACGCCGGCTTCGCCGCCGGCTGGCACGCCGTCCGGCTGCTCCCCGAGCCGGCTGCCCGGGGCGCGTTCGACCGGGCAGGCCGCTGGGCTGCCGGCCGCGACGGCAAGGGCACCCGGCAGCTCCGGGCCAACCTGCGCGCGGTCACGGGGGGCCGGCTGAGCGAGCCGGAGCTCACCGACCTCACCACCCGGGCCGTCCGCTCCTACGCGCGCTACTGGCAAGAGGCGTTCCGGTTGCCGGCGCTGCGCAGCGAGCGGATCGTCGCCGGCACCGAGGTCGTCGGTCTCGGGCACCTCGAGAAGGCCCGCGCCGGCGGACGCCCGGTGATCATGGCGTTGCCGCACAGCGGCAACTGGGACGCCGCCGGGATGTGGTTCATCGACTGGCTCGGCGGCCCGTTCATGACCGTCGCCGAGCGGCTCGAGCCCGAGTCGCTGTACGAGCGCTTCGTGGCCTTCCGGGAGTCGTTGGGCTTCCGGGTGGTTCCGCTGACCGGCGGGCCGCGTCCCAGCACCGAGGTGCTCCGGGAGTGGCTGGGGAAGGGTGGGGCCACCTGCCTGCTGGTCGACCGCAACCTCGGCAGCGGGGGAGTGCCGGTGCAGTTCTTCGGCCGCACCGCGACCCTGCCCGGCGGTGCCGCGCTGCTGGCCGCTCAGACGGGGGCCGCGCTGGTCCCGACGGTGTGCCAGTTCACCGAGGGCGGCTGGCGGCTGGTCTTCTCCGCGGATGTCCCGGTCGCCGGACCGGGCCGGCTCAAGGACCGGGCCACCACCGCCATGCAGGCCGTGGCGGACGCCTTCGCCGCCTCGATCGCCGACCGGCCCGAGGACTGGCACATGCTCGGGCGGATCTGGGCCGACGTGCCGCCGGATCCACCCGCTGGGTCGAGCGCGAGCCCTTCTCCGACCCCGGCCGCCCTCTGA
- the pgsA gene encoding phosphatidylinositol phosphate synthase, whose product MLGSNVRPAVARFWAPVVGRLAKAGVTPDMVTITGTVGAVASAVFLIGNGWLFWGSFAVTVFVLLDMLDGALARARGGGSVWGAVLDSTGDRAADAAIFGALVWWYSGDGDNRLLVLLALVCLVLGILTSYIKARAEGVGLACDVGVVERTERLILVLVGAGFTGLGIPYAVHAALWVLLVGSAVTVGQRFLAVRRAAAGRPLPVPPSPPAP is encoded by the coding sequence GTGCTCGGCAGCAACGTCCGGCCGGCCGTGGCCCGCTTCTGGGCGCCGGTCGTCGGGCGGCTGGCGAAGGCCGGGGTCACCCCGGACATGGTGACGATCACCGGCACCGTCGGCGCGGTCGCGTCCGCCGTCTTCCTGATCGGGAACGGGTGGCTCTTCTGGGGTTCCTTCGCCGTCACCGTGTTCGTCCTGCTCGACATGCTCGACGGCGCGCTGGCCCGCGCCCGCGGTGGCGGATCGGTCTGGGGCGCGGTCCTCGACTCCACCGGCGACCGGGCGGCCGACGCGGCGATCTTCGGGGCGCTGGTCTGGTGGTACTCCGGGGACGGCGACAACCGGCTCCTGGTCCTGCTGGCGCTCGTCTGCCTGGTGCTCGGGATCCTCACCTCCTACATCAAGGCGCGGGCCGAGGGGGTCGGGCTGGCCTGCGACGTCGGGGTCGTCGAGCGCACCGAGCGACTGATCCTGGTGCTGGTCGGGGCCGGCTTCACCGGGCTCGGCATCCCCTACGCGGTGCACGCGGCACTGTGGGTGCTCCTCGTCGGCAGTGCGGTCACGGTCGGCCAGCGGTTCCTCGCCGTCCGCCGCGCCGCCGCCGGCCGGCCCCTGCCCGTCCCGCCGTCCCCACCGGCGCCGTGA
- the coaE gene encoding dephospho-CoA kinase has product MTRIGLTGGIGSGKSTVSALLAARGAVIVDADRIAREVLEPGTPGLAAVAEAFGDDVLAADGALDRTALAAVVFTDADARKRLDGIVHPLVRARATELAGAAPPDAVVVHDVPLLVETGQAPSYDLVLVVEADPAVRVARLVQRGLTAEDARARMAAQASDEERQAVADVVLDNSGTREQLEEQVDRFWADHVPPVTG; this is encoded by the coding sequence GTGACGCGCATCGGACTGACCGGCGGGATCGGGTCCGGCAAGAGCACGGTCTCGGCTCTGCTGGCCGCCCGGGGCGCGGTGATCGTCGATGCCGACCGGATCGCCCGCGAGGTGCTCGAGCCGGGCACCCCGGGACTCGCGGCGGTCGCGGAGGCGTTCGGGGACGATGTGCTGGCCGCCGACGGCGCCCTCGACCGGACCGCGCTGGCCGCGGTCGTCTTCACCGACGCGGACGCTCGGAAGCGACTCGACGGGATCGTGCATCCCCTGGTCCGTGCCCGCGCCACCGAGCTCGCCGGGGCCGCCCCGCCGGACGCCGTCGTCGTGCACGACGTGCCGCTGTTGGTGGAGACCGGCCAGGCGCCCTCCTACGACCTGGTCCTGGTGGTGGAGGCCGATCCGGCCGTTCGCGTGGCCCGGCTCGTCCAGCGGGGCCTCACGGCCGAGGATGCGCGGGCCCGGATGGCTGCCCAGGCCTCCGACGAGGAGCGTCAGGCGGTCGCCGACGTCGTCCTGGACAACAGCGGGACCCGGGAGCAGCTCGAGGAGCAGGTCGACCGGTTCTGGGCCGACCACGTGCCCCCGGTGACGGGATGA
- the thrS gene encoding threonine--tRNA ligase produces the protein MSTPPSPTAVPPIRVPAGTTAMQALKDAGIPLKGPDGAVVVRDAVSGDLRDLAWTPEADTEVEPVPAASADGRAVIRHSAAHVLAQAVQELFPGTRLGIGPPVENGFYYDFDPERPFTPEDLTALEKKMQEIVRAGQNFARREIGDADAQAELAHEPYKLELIGLKGGAGEGADVEVGGAQLTMYDNLDARTGERVWTDLCRGPHLPRTSTIPAFSLTRSAAAYWRGSEKNPQLQRIYGTAWESKDAHKAYLEQLAEAERRDHRRLGAELDLFSFPDEIGSGLAVFHPKGGVVKREMEDYVRARHIEEGFDYVGSPHISKGGLFETSGHLPYYEDTMFPAMDLENSKYYLKAMNCPMHNLIFRSRGRSYRELPLRFFEFGSVYRYEKSGVVHGLTRVRGLTMDDSHSYVTAEQAPGEIRHLMGFVLGLLRDFGLDDYYLELSTRSDDPDKKDKFIGSDEEWAVATAVLEQAAKDSGLELVPDPGGAAFYGPKISVQARDAIGRTWQMSTIQYDFNQPARFGLEYTSADGGRQQPVMIHSAKFGSIERFFGVLTEHYAGAFPAWLAPVQVVGIPITDEQVPYLTDVALKLRARGLRVEIDDSDDRMQKKIRTASKQKIPFVLIAGGTDAEAGAVSFRYRDGSQRNGVPVDEAVEQVAAWVASRSNLDPSALDPSAGSSG, from the coding sequence GTGTCGACCCCGCCCTCGCCGACCGCCGTACCCCCGATCCGGGTGCCGGCCGGGACGACGGCGATGCAGGCGCTCAAGGACGCCGGAATCCCGCTGAAGGGTCCCGACGGCGCCGTCGTCGTCCGCGACGCCGTCAGCGGTGACCTCAGGGACCTCGCCTGGACCCCGGAGGCCGACACCGAGGTGGAGCCGGTCCCGGCCGCCAGCGCCGACGGTCGCGCGGTCATCCGCCACTCGGCCGCCCACGTGCTCGCGCAGGCGGTCCAGGAGCTGTTCCCCGGCACCCGGCTGGGTATCGGCCCGCCGGTCGAGAACGGCTTCTACTACGACTTCGACCCCGAGCGGCCGTTCACCCCCGAGGACCTCACGGCGCTGGAGAAGAAGATGCAGGAGATCGTCCGCGCCGGGCAGAACTTCGCCCGCCGGGAGATCGGCGACGCCGACGCGCAGGCCGAACTCGCCCACGAGCCCTACAAGCTCGAGTTGATCGGCCTCAAGGGTGGTGCCGGCGAGGGCGCCGACGTCGAGGTCGGCGGCGCGCAGCTGACGATGTACGACAACCTCGACGCGCGCACCGGTGAGCGGGTCTGGACAGACCTGTGCCGCGGCCCGCACCTGCCGCGCACCAGCACCATCCCGGCGTTCAGCCTCACCCGGTCGGCAGCCGCGTACTGGCGGGGCAGCGAGAAGAATCCGCAGCTGCAGCGCATCTACGGCACCGCGTGGGAGAGCAAGGACGCGCACAAGGCCTATCTGGAGCAGCTGGCCGAGGCCGAGCGCCGCGACCACCGGCGGCTGGGCGCCGAGCTGGACCTCTTCAGCTTCCCGGACGAAATCGGCTCCGGCCTGGCCGTGTTCCACCCGAAGGGCGGCGTGGTCAAGCGGGAGATGGAGGACTACGTCCGCGCACGGCACATCGAGGAGGGCTTCGACTACGTCGGGTCGCCACACATCAGCAAGGGCGGGCTGTTCGAGACCTCCGGGCACCTGCCGTACTACGAGGACACCATGTTCCCGGCCATGGACCTGGAGAACTCGAAGTACTACCTCAAGGCCATGAACTGCCCGATGCACAACCTGATCTTCCGGTCGCGCGGGCGGTCCTACCGCGAGCTGCCGCTGCGGTTCTTCGAGTTCGGCTCGGTCTACCGGTACGAGAAGTCCGGCGTCGTGCACGGCCTCACCCGGGTGCGCGGCCTCACCATGGACGACTCGCACAGCTACGTCACCGCCGAGCAGGCGCCGGGCGAGATCCGGCACCTCATGGGCTTCGTGCTGGGGCTGCTGCGCGACTTCGGGTTGGACGACTACTACCTGGAGCTCTCCACCCGCAGCGACGACCCGGACAAGAAGGACAAGTTCATCGGGTCGGACGAGGAGTGGGCCGTCGCCACCGCCGTCCTCGAGCAGGCGGCCAAGGACTCCGGCCTCGAGCTGGTGCCCGACCCGGGCGGCGCGGCGTTCTACGGGCCGAAGATCTCCGTCCAGGCCCGTGACGCGATCGGGCGCACGTGGCAGATGTCGACGATCCAGTACGACTTCAACCAGCCGGCGCGCTTCGGCCTGGAGTACACGTCGGCCGACGGCGGCCGGCAGCAGCCGGTCATGATCCACTCGGCGAAGTTCGGCTCGATCGAGCGGTTCTTCGGCGTCCTCACCGAGCACTACGCCGGGGCCTTCCCGGCCTGGCTGGCCCCGGTGCAGGTGGTCGGCATCCCGATCACCGACGAGCAGGTGCCCTACCTGACCGACGTCGCGCTGAAGTTGCGCGCCCGGGGCCTGCGGGTCGAGATCGACGACTCCGACGACCGGATGCAGAAGAAGATCCGCACCGCGAGCAAGCAGAAGATCCCGTTCGTGCTCATCGCCGGCGGCACCGACGCCGAGGCCGGCGCGGTCTCGTTCCGCTACCGCGACGGCAGTCAGCGCAACGGTGTCCCGGTCGACGAGGCGGTGGAGCAGGTCGCCGCGTGGGTCGCCTCCCGCTCCAACCTCGATCCGTCGGCCCTCGATCCGTCAGCAGGGTCCTCGGGATGA
- a CDS encoding sigma-70 family RNA polymerase sigma factor has product MTSPPRRSEDTAGDADVMRRIRAGDRSAIDDLYERFRRPAFALARRILGDDALAEDVLQEVFLSVWRDPAAFDRGRGSVASWLLAVVHHKAVDSVRREESQRRRQAQAEDEMALDAPTATRDVEDDAWSRVVAEQVRTAMGLLSQPQREALTLAYYGGYTQREVAALTGTPLGTVKTRMLAGMRRLKQELGGPAGNSALDTISSTEDSR; this is encoded by the coding sequence GTGACCTCCCCGCCGCGGCGATCTGAGGACACCGCCGGGGACGCCGACGTCATGCGTCGGATCCGGGCGGGGGACCGCAGCGCCATCGACGACCTCTACGAACGGTTCCGTCGGCCCGCGTTCGCGCTGGCCCGCCGGATCCTGGGCGACGACGCCCTGGCCGAGGACGTGCTGCAGGAGGTTTTCCTCAGCGTGTGGCGCGATCCGGCGGCGTTCGACCGGGGACGGGGCAGCGTGGCCTCGTGGCTGCTGGCCGTCGTCCACCACAAGGCAGTGGACTCCGTACGTCGCGAGGAATCCCAGCGCCGCCGACAGGCGCAGGCGGAGGACGAGATGGCGCTGGACGCGCCCACCGCGACGCGCGACGTCGAGGACGACGCCTGGTCCCGGGTGGTCGCCGAACAGGTGCGGACGGCGATGGGCCTGCTCTCCCAGCCGCAGCGCGAGGCGCTGACCCTCGCCTACTACGGCGGGTACACCCAGCGGGAGGTGGCCGCGCTCACCGGCACCCCGCTCGGCACCGTCAAGACCCGGATGCTCGCCGGGATGCGCCGGCTCAAGCAGGAGCTCGGCGGACCCGCCGGCAACAGTGCCCTGGACACCATCTCGTCGACGGAGGACTCGCGATGA
- a CDS encoding HIT family protein, translated as MSDDGPGAAFEHLWTPYRMAYIRGEGKPTGPHDCPFCVIPTMDDEEGLIVARGTTVFAVLNLYPYNAGHLMLVPYRHVPDYTDLTSEEVAELGAFTQTAMRTVRTVSGAHGFNIGMNQGSVAGAGIADHLHQHAVPRWGGDTNFMPVIGLTRVLPQVLKETRDLLAAAWSGHAVRVPSSIHPTTASPSAHPTTASPSAHPTTPAGT; from the coding sequence ATGAGCGACGACGGTCCGGGCGCGGCCTTCGAGCATCTGTGGACGCCCTACCGGATGGCCTACATCCGGGGGGAGGGCAAACCCACCGGCCCGCACGACTGCCCGTTCTGCGTCATCCCGACCATGGACGACGAGGAGGGCCTGATCGTGGCCCGGGGGACGACGGTCTTCGCCGTCCTCAACCTCTACCCGTACAACGCCGGGCACCTGATGCTGGTCCCGTACCGGCACGTGCCCGACTACACCGACCTGACCTCCGAGGAGGTCGCCGAACTGGGCGCCTTCACCCAGACGGCGATGCGCACGGTGCGGACGGTGAGCGGGGCCCACGGCTTCAACATCGGGATGAACCAGGGGTCGGTCGCCGGCGCCGGCATCGCCGACCACCTGCACCAGCACGCCGTGCCCCGCTGGGGCGGCGACACCAACTTCATGCCGGTCATCGGGCTCACCCGGGTGCTCCCGCAGGTGCTGAAGGAGACGCGCGATCTCCTCGCTGCCGCCTGGAGCGGGCACGCCGTCCGTGTGCCGTCGTCCATCCACCCCACCACCGCCTCGCCGTCCGCCCACCCCACCACCGCCTCGCCGTCCGCCCACCCCACCACCCCGGCAGGAACCTGA